actGAAGGACCTGAGCACGCCGGGCCCCCAAGAGTCTGCACctggtgggcagggaggtggATTCCCAAAGGAGAGCGTTTCACGTCTTTGGCCCCCAAGCCACATCTATCGCCTGAACTGTCAAAAGTGTCCCAAGACCCCTCACTCCCACTTGACTTACTCGACTCTCCCCCCAGGACTGGGCCAGGGAAGACACAGCACTGGTGCCAAACCAGGCCTCCActgcccaccctgccctgagGCTCCGTTTGTGTGGGAGGCCTAGGTCTTGCCCCAGGTGAACTCCTCTAACCTGGTTCTTCTGCCCTACCCAGGACCAAATCTGGATTCCCTGGGAATCATGGAGGAAGTTGAGATGGGCAGTTTGAGGCCTGTGCATCCCAGCTTAAGTCCTAGCAGAAGAGAGGTCCTTGGGCAGCCCTTCTGCCTCTCTCATGCCTACAGCCACCTCTCCCTCACCTACAGCCACCTCTCCCTCACCAAGCCCTGCAGGTTGCAGGACAGTGACTGGCTCAGACACAACCCCATACACATCTGGAGCCCTGAGGGCAGAAACTGGACTCACATTAAACATATCCAGGaggacacacacaaacacagatgtgcacagacacacacaaacacataccgtggggtggggtgggagtgggggctcACAAAGCCTTACACAGGATGAAGGGTTGGTGGGAGGGTTGGCACATGCACACTCCATCTCCTGCTCACCATCCGCCTCTAATCTGACCTGCAGCCCAGCTGGTCCTCTGTCTCTAAAGCTGAATGTCAAACAGTGCCAAATGCTGGGGCAAGGGGTGAAGACCCCTCTGTCCCACCCTAGCCACCAGTGTCCCCTAAATGCCCCTCACTCCACCAGGTGCTCATTGTAACCATTTCTCACTAGTGTCAGGCCTTCAGTGGGACCACATGCCACTGCCTGCACCCCTCGTCAGAGGAACTCTCACCGGACATTGCCCCTTGCCTTAGCGGGGTGACTTGATCACTCCTAGCTGGGTCATCCCACCCCCAGTCTGGCCCACACTCAGGCCTGTGCCCACTTCCACACACACTCCCTTGCCAAACTGCTCCTCCCTGCTGAACACttgcacacacataaacacatatacacactcggcacacacacaggctgggcctgggctcaTCTTCATTCTGGTCATTTCCCCCAAAGGCATCCCAGCCTGGGGGCCAGTGGGGGACTGAGGGCAGGGGGATGTGGCCGTGGGGCTCAGATGGagttggaggggggagggtgatGCATTAATTAATGGCTCCGTTAATTAATGTCACGTTGCTTGttgctttctcagtgtgtgtgtatggtcCATGCCTGCTGCTGGTGCCAGGGTGGGTGCCCAAGCTGTACACCCAGCCTGGATGCCAGCCATGTCTTGCGGGGGCGTGTGTGTGTAACTGTAGTGTAGTCAGGTGCTCAATggagaatacaaaaataaaaaagaatcaaacatatacagaaaatatatattttaagtttaaaaaacaaaagcagacaaaACAATCCCCATCAGGTAGTTGTCCAACCCCCGGCTGGGTCTGATCCTTCTCATCACCCACCCGACCTGGCTGCCCCTTGCCTCGGGCTTGGGGGAtctgttgggggctgggggtccaTTTTCTCTtatctgccctttttttttggttgttctaTTTTGTACAGCAAGTtggaaaaacagcaacaaaaaagtcAAGAACTTTGTAAAATATTGTGTGTGATtccttgtaaaatattttcaaatggtttATTACAGAAAATCAGTTATTAAATAATGTTCATATTTTCACTTCAAATGATTCCCATCCACTGTGTCTGCCCTGGAGTGAGGATTGGGTGGCCTGAAGACACGTGGCCATGACCTCAGAGCCCCACTCACCACTCAACTGGGAGTGAAGGCAGTAGGAATCCTGGTTCCTGGAGGGTGTAGGGAATGACGCTTCCCAGGCCTCCTAAGTGCCAGAACTTTGGTATCCTTTGTCTCATAATCTTCTCAAGAACCTCCaggaaaagttttctttaaaaaaaaaaaaaaaaaaaaagtctccagagACTCAAGGCCAAGACTGTGGAGGAGAGAAGATGGAGATGAGATGCTGGTTTACGCAAGCGTCTGGCCATAGGGTCAGACCACCTGGGCCTAGTGGGCAGGTCCTCCACTTTGGAGCACAGAGTGAGTACCTGACCTGAGTCTGTGACCTGGTGCTTGAGGGCCCAGTGCTgtctggaggagggcagggtctGGCGCATCCCCAAGCATGATGGCTGCTCCATCCCAGCCCAGGGAAGGCCTGGTACCCTCAGTGACCACTGCACCTCACACTGGAACCCAACTTTGAGTCTCTTTCTGCAGATCCTCTCAGACTTCCTTCTGGCCGACCCTACACCTTTGTTCACTTTAACCCCAACTTTCTCAATATCAGCCCTATTCTGTGTGACCTTCCCAGTTCTTTTCAAAGGGAAGGACTTATAAAGACCAGGGCAGAGGTTTGCCAGTGCTGCTGACAGCTGCTCTCTTACAATACATATTCCACACTCTGTACTCACCTAGTGGGCAGCCAGCTGAGTCCTCACCACCACCTTAGAGTTGGATACTAGTTTATCCCATAccacagatgagcaaactaagACTTAAGAGAAATTCTTTCTCCCAGTGAGACAGGCAAGAAACCAGCAAAGGTTTCAGAGGGGAGGTGGCCTGTGGCTGGGGGACCTTGGatgctaaataaatggaagagggCATTCCAGGCCTTAGCGAGGACACCCTTCCTCACTCCTCTTGTGGCAAGTTCTGGCCACCGAGCAAAGCCTAGCTAGCAACCCCTGAGACAGCTCCCATGCCCCACAACAGCCCCAGAGGTCCTGGGGTATAGTTGTgctaaaaaatacagaacatccAGTCACATTTGGAATTTCAGATAATCAACAAATACTTTCAGAATATTGCCAACACTGCATGGGACATAACTGTACTGAAAATTGGGGACCTGCCTACACTGAcgaaaattattcattgtttatctgaaattccaattTAACTGAGGGTCCTGTATTTtgatttgctaaatctggcaaccctaccctGGGGTGGCATCCAGTGGGAACCTAGACCCCAAAGATAAAGGATAGCAATACCCTTTTCAACCAGGAAGGTTATGCACACATTGGCAGTTGTGCTGAAGTCAGTGGAAGGAAGGGATTCGGCACTTTATAAATGATCTTTGTCATGtaactattttaattatatgcacattttaaaaaagtaactcagtacacacacacacacaaatcagttTGCACAAGACACAAGCTGCCTTAAGTCACGTTTCAGTGAGGTGGGGGCCAACGGCCAGTCTGACCCAAGTTTGTAGAGAGACCTCTTTTCATCCAGGTCAGCTACTGTGGGGAGGAGAGTCACTGAGAGAGGCCCAGCCTTGCCCCTTTGGGGGCTGGAGACCTGAGTTCTAATACGGGCTCCACCTCACTTGTAATAAGGGCAGCTTGGGCAACACACTGAGCACCCGGGGTGGACTGGTATTTTACACCCCAGGTCCCTTGGATCCTCACAGTAGGTCCTGTCATCACCTCCATTTTATGGTCCATGAAACTGAATCTAAACAAAGTCCAGGAACTTGTGCCAATGTCACACAGACGCCAAAAGGCAGAGCAAGAATTCCAACCTGAGTCAGGTCCCCTACACCCCATACAACCTGGGCCTGGCATACAACAGGCCACGGAAGTTTCGGGAGTTCACACCCACTGGACCATCCAACATTCTATCCGCACACCCGTCCACAAGGACACACCCACTCagacatacaggcacacacagagcCACTCTCCCCGGAAATTCAGCAAATGCGTTGCCTGCAATAGCGCTGCCGCTGGTACCTGCCGCTCCCCCGACATTAGCTATGCTAGttcaccctctcccacctccGAAGAACGACGGAAACGGTCCTGAGAACTACAACTCCCAAGCACACCCTCCTCTCACCACCAACAGGAAGGGCCCGGGCGCATAGCCTCCTGGGACTTGTTGTTCTACCCAGAATCCTGATTTCCGCCGGCCCCGAGTTGGGCTGGGGACTCCATGTCCCAGCATGCCGCGGAGCCGCAAGGCCGACGCTCAGAGGGCATCCTGAGGCCGCCTGGGACGCGCAGGCGCAGCGCCCCTGTTTGTCGGCgcctgagaagggaggaggtACTGCCGAAGCCGAAGCCGAAGCcgaggccgaggccgaggccgagGCGGAGCTGACCAGACTTGACTCCGGCCCAGAACTAGGCTCCAGTACCCCGCGGACCGTAGGGTCTCAGAGTGGATGGAGGAGACCGAACCCTGAGATCACCGCCAGCCCGGTCGCCGTGCCGCAGGGCccacagggcaggcaggcaggcgcgCTGAAGCTGCCCGGGGCCTTCCCCCAGGTCCCCGGCCCCGCGACCAGGCCCGGCTCTGCCCTTTGGGACCAGAGGCGACCCAACCGGAAGAGGAGCCTTCACCGGGGCCATAGGCCAGTGATTAGGCCAAGGCAGGGCCTCCCGTCGGGGCCGACTGGGACGAGGCCCCGGGGAGGCCCCTAGCCCACTAAACCCTTCCCTCAGGCCGACTCCCGCCGGGAAGATGCAGCGCGCCCTACCGGGCGCCCGCCAACACTTGGGGGCCATCCTGGCCAGCGCCAGCGTGGTGGTGAAGGCTCTGTGCGCGGTGGTACTATTCCTCTACCTACTGTCCTTCGCCGTGGACACGGGCTGCCTGGCGGTCACCCCAGGCTACCTCTTTCCGCCCAACTTCTGGATCTGGACCCTAGCCACCCATGGGCTGATGGAACAACATGTGTGGGATGTGGCCATCAGCCTGGCCACAGTGGTGGTGGCTGGACGTTTGCTGGAGCCCCTCTGGGGAGCCTTGGAGCTGCTCATCTTCTTCTCAGTGGTGAACGTGTcggtggggctgctgggggcctTTGCCTACCTCCTCACCTACATGGCTTCCTTCAACTTGGTCTACCTTTTCACTATCCGCATCCACGGCGCCCTGGGCTTCCTAGGTGGTGTCCTGGTGGCACTCAAACAAACCATGGGGGACTGTGTGGTCCTGCGAGTGCCCCAGGTACGTGTCAGTGTGGTTCCCATGCTCCTgttggggctgctgctgctgctgaggctGGCCACACTGCTCCAGAGCCCAGCACTGGCCTCTTACGGCTTTGGGCTGCTCTCCAGCTGGGTGTATCTTCGCTTCTACCAGCGCCATAGCCGAGGCCGAGGGGACATGGCCGACCACTTTGCTTTCGCCACCTTCTTCCCGGAGATCCTGCAGCCTGTGGTGGGGCTGCTGGCGAACTTGGTGCATGGCCTCCTGGTGAAGGTAAAGATATGCCAGAAGACAGTGAAGCGCTATGATGTGGGTGCCCCATCCTCCATCACCATCAGCCTCCCAGGCACAGACCCTCAAGACGCAGAGCGGAGAAGGTACTGTGGAATCTTCCAAAACCTTGTCAAGCTAGGAGAGTATTTATTGATCAAGTCACATCCATCTGTTGAAGTGCTTGCTCTGTGTAGGCTGCTGGCCTACAGTCAGATATTGGGGcagattcagaaagagaaaatccaGTTTGTGGCCTTGAGGGGCTCAGCATTTAGGTGTCTGGCTGCAGGAGGTACTTTGCAAAATTAGAGAGTAAAAGTTCCTTTTCTCACCACTCAGGCCACTTAAGTTTCAAGAAATGCCCTGCTTTTTGGAGCTGTGTAAGGGGCTGTTGGAGAGCTAGGTACACACAACCTTGGCCTTGTCTCAGAATCTCAGAATCCTAGACCCTAGTCCTGTGGGAGCCAGAGACAACCCGCTGGTCCTTGCTCCCCTGTGagggaggaacagagaaagagacCTAGAGTCCTTAAGAGTTGGTCGGGGCCACCCCAAATGCTGAACCATCCCCTCTTCCTAGGCCTTAATTCAGATTCTGTTGTTTCTCTACCACTTATTGAGAGAGAAGCTTAGGGTATTACTAGACCTACCCCTACCCTGCCCCCGACTTTGGCAGGCATTTGTCACCAAACCTAGGAGACAGTCACCTGACCCACTGAGGGAGCCTGCTGACCATACCAGGGAGTGGAGATAACCTTTTCATTATCTGTAAACCAAGCCATGTGTACCATGAGGAGTCCCAGCTGAATTATTCACTTGGCCAAGGCAAGACAGATCTTTTTTaatccagctctctctctctcatatctGTGGACTCACCACAGTGGTCACAGCTCAGTTTCCAACATTATTCTTAAGTTTTTCGATGCAGTTACTTGAGTAGTGAAATCTAGAGCAGGATCTGTTCCTACTTTCTGCATTTGTCAAAGGCTTCTGTTTTTTCTCACTGTGAAATGGGTTCTTAGCAAGCAGCTTTATGAATTCAGCTGGAGTTTTCCCTGTGTTTACTCTCCACTGGGGCTGTGGAGTTGAGTGTGGGACACAACCCTTTCCTGAAGGAGTTTCCAGATAGGGAAGGGCCACAGGTAACTGTGGTCCAAGGTGGAACGTGTTGAAAAGTACACACGGCATGTAGCAGAGCATAACTCTGGGCCCTACAGTTTATGTCTCTATGGCTAATGAATCCTAAAGACTGAGGTCTGTCTTAACCTTACATGGTGGAGGAGATGGGgccaggaggctgggcctggTAGAAACTGAGCTGTCCTCAGAGCTGTTCAGGTGGGCCCAGACCACAGTGGTGGCCCCTCCTCGAGTGAGAGATCTTGGTTTGTTAGAGTTAGCTGGACATTTGAAAAACCTCTGCACAGGCTAAAGAAAATGGACAGGTTcaggcaggctgggcaggggagggagggatgttgGGAAGCTGGTTCTTGGTTTAGTTTTGATGTGTTTAGCTTACTTTGGGATGGGGCTTATTCCTCCAACCAGTTTGACATCTGGCTGCATGCCACTCCCTGACCCAAAGGGCTACCCTATGATGGTGGGAGGCAGGGTTTCCTACCTTGGACCCTTGTGAGGGAGTGATTAGCGTGCCACAACCTCTCCCTTGGCAGGCTTTAGACAGAATTGGCAAGGGAGTCTCCAGATTGGGAGCCTGAGTAGCAGCAGGGAAGAACTATCCTGTCTGTCCCAACTTGCCATGTGTCAGGGTCGAAGTGTGCTGGGGCTTTCTGTGCCTGTGTCATTGCCTCTTCTGGTACGGTGGAGATTTTAGTTCTCTGCTGGAACTTGGAAGGCTACACAGGTCCCCCATGCTGGTGGCAGAGTTTGAGGCATCAGCGGCCCACAGTGACCACTATTACAAGTGTTACCTGGCAGTATGAGCATTCCACCTCTTGGTAGGGCAGGGTCTCGAGTGcacatatatatcttcttttcGTGAACTTTCCCACTTCCCCCCAGAGTTGGTTCTCCAGGGGCTGCCCAGTGGAACCAGCAGGCTCTAGCCTGTGTCCTACCCACATGGCTATTTCTCCATCTCTGCAAGGACTCGGGGTGTCCCTGCTCTAAAACAAGTCCTGGTGGCTTTGGGGATTCTTCGGGAAGGAGAGTATTTGAGTCGGTTAGGAGGGATAGGTTGATCCAGGTTGGCCCTGCTTCTCAGGCTGAGAGCCAAGGCAGTTGCTTGAGTTCCAACCTTCCCTACAGACCCTTGTTGGGAGGCTCCTTAACAAGGAGAGGCGGAGAAGTAACAGCTCTCTCCTTGGATGTGATGCCAGTGCCCAGCAGAAACTCACATGTCCAGGGACTTGCCCTTCCACCTGTCTGCCCTGGGAC
This Camelus ferus isolate YT-003-E chromosome 17, BCGSAC_Cfer_1.0, whole genome shotgun sequence DNA region includes the following protein-coding sequences:
- the TMEM115 gene encoding transmembrane protein 115, which translates into the protein MQRALPGARQHLGAILASASVVVKALCAVVLFLYLLSFAVDTGCLAVTPGYLFPPNFWIWTLATHGLMEQHVWDVAISLATVVVAGRLLEPLWGALELLIFFSVVNVSVGLLGAFAYLLTYMASFNLVYLFTIRIHGALGFLGGVLVALKQTMGDCVVLRVPQVRVSVVPMLLLGLLLLLRLATLLQSPALASYGFGLLSSWVYLRFYQRHSRGRGDMADHFAFATFFPEILQPVVGLLANLVHGLLVKVKICQKTVKRYDVGAPSSITISLPGTDPQDAERRRQLALKALNERLKRVEDQSVWPSMDDDEEEAGAKVDSPLPSDKAPALPGKGSVPESSLITFEAAPPKL